Proteins co-encoded in one Pseudophryne corroboree isolate aPseCor3 chromosome 1, aPseCor3.hap2, whole genome shotgun sequence genomic window:
- the LOC135055183 gene encoding perilipin-2-like, giving the protein MAETVEQQNVVVRLINLPLVSSTYDMVSSAYINAKDNRPYLKSVCNVVERSVENITSVAVTSARPILQRLEPQIALANNIACIGLDKIEVKLPILDQPTDKVVSTASEAVLGAKDVVVQSISGVVGRTKGAVQDGVEMTKAAVNGGISTIMGSSVAQMVSSRVDTALTTSESLLEQYLPPTDEELAKESTKTEGFEVAAGKSSYYVRLGSLSTKARKRAYQQALTRVMDVKCRSQEAMAQLQNTVDLIEFARKNLNGANQKIHDAQNRMYHTWVEWTKSTGQQASGEAESTEQIESRTLTIARHLTLQLQTTCLSLVTGVQGLPQNIQSKAQNISVMATEVYRNFRSASSIRDLSDGLLATSKEQFTKMKSSMDDVMDYLVNNTPLNWLVGPFYPQTAGCPHGEQEADVTDSTNRDD; this is encoded by the exons ATGGCAGAGACAGTAGAGCAGCAG AACGTTGTGGTCAGGTTGATCAACCTCCCCTTGGTGAGCTCAACGTATGACATGGTGTCTTCTGCCTATATCAACGCCAAAGATAATCGCCCCTACCTCAAATCTGTGTGCAATGTAGTGGAGAGGAGTGTGGAGAACATCACGTCGGTGGCTGTGACCAGCGCCAGGCCAATCCTGCAGAGACTGGAGCCTCAGA TTGCCCTGGCTAACAACATTGCATGTATAGGATTGGATAAGATTGAGGTGAAGCTGCCCATTCTCGATCAGCCTACTGACAAG GTGGTCTCCACTGCCTCTGAGGCAGTTCTTGGTGCTAAGGATGTGGTTGTACAGAGTATATCGGGAGTAGTTGGCAGAACTAAGGGAGCTGTGCAGGATGGTGTAGAGATGACCAAGGCTGCTGTGAATGGGGGCATTAGCACCATTATGGGGAGCAGTGTAGCGCAGATGGTGAGCAGCCGTGTGGACACTGCACTGACGACATCGGAGAGTCTCCTGGAACAATACCTGCCACCCACAGACGAGGAGCTGG CGAAGGAATCTACAAAAACAGAGGGGTTTGAAGTGGCAGCAGGAAAGTCAAGTTACTACGTTCGCTTGGGGTCACTCTCTACCAAGGCCCGTAAACGTGCTTATCAGCAAGCCTTGACACGAGTGATGGATGTCAAATGCCGGAGCCAGGAGGCCATGGCACAGCTACAGAACACCGTTGATCTG ATTGAATTTGCAAGAAAGAACCTGAATGGTGCCAACCAGAAGATCCATGATGCTCAGAATAGGATGTACCACACGTGGGTGGAATGGACTAAAAGCACAGGACAGCAAGCTAGTGGGGAGGCTGAGAGCACGGAG CAAATTGAATCACGCACTTTGACTATTGCCCGGCATCTGACTCTACAACTGCAAACCACCTGTCTCTCCCTGGTGACCGGTGTCCAAGGCCTTCCGCAGAACATCCAGAGCAAGGCTCAGAACATCAGTGTCATGGCTACAGAGGTCTATCGGAACTTCCGTTCTGCTTCCTCCATCAGAGACCTGTCTGATGGCCTCTTAGCCACCAGCAAGGAGCAATTCACCAAGATGAAGAGTTCTATGGATGACGTCATGGATTACTTGGTTAATAACACACCACTAAACTGGCTGGTTGGTCCTTTTTACCCACAGACGGCTGGCTGCCCACATGGGGAGCAAGAAGCTGATGTGACAGATTCTACTAATAGGGATGATTGA